ATGTTTCAGCAGGCTGTAAGACTGAGTAAATCGCTtctcacacacagagcaggtgaacggttttgccccagtgtgaactcgctggtgtctcagcaggcggGATGAatcaatgaatcccttcccacactcagagcaggtgaacagcctcttcCCGCTGTGAGTGCGTTGGTGCCTCAGCAGGCCGGACGAAtgagcgaatcccttcccacactcggagcaaaggaagggcctctccccagtgtgggtGCGTTGGTGTTTCAGCAAGTCATTGCTTCTTTTAAAGCTCTTCCTGCATTCAGAACATTGAAAAGGTCTCTTATCAGAGTGAACGCGTTGGTGTTCAGTGTAGTAGGACAACTGAGCGAATCTCTTGCCACAaatagagcaggtgaacggcctgtCCTCAGTGTGAGTGCGTCGGTGTCTCTGGAGGCTGGATGACTcagtgaaacccttcccacacacagggcaggtgaacgccctctccccagtgtgaacagtccgaTGTCTCAGCAGGTGTTGTAAACAAGTAAATCTCTTCTTGCACACGGGGCAAAGGTACGGCCTCTCACCGGTGTGAACACGCTCATGTATCACAAGATGGGACAAACGAGGGAAACTCTTCCCACACATGGAACAGaggaacggcctctccccggtgtgaactcgctggtgcttcAGCAGATAGCAGGatcgagtgaatccctttccacacactgagcaggtgaatggcctctccccagtgtgcacCCACTGGTGCTTCAGCAGGTCAGCTGGCTGAACGCATCCCTTCCTACATGTGGAGGAGttgaacggcctctctccagtgtgaatacTCTC
Above is a window of Carcharodon carcharias isolate sCarCar2 chromosome 27, sCarCar2.pri, whole genome shotgun sequence DNA encoding:
- the LOC121270184 gene encoding zinc finger protein 420-like isoform X1, encoding MLTRQRTHNSERPFTCSVCGKKFMCSSNLLAHQLDHIDEDPLQYSDSEKSFEISEELVQQQRVHTDERPFSCSHCGKRFRLSSRLAEHQLLHTHERPFSCSHCGESFSESVHLTEHQRVHTKDRPFSCSQCGKRFTQSSHYTEHQLVHSEKRPFKCIECEKTFKRSINLLRHQRIHTGERPYPCSVCGKRFTHSIHLLTHKRVHTGERPFLCSVCGKTFTRFSHLLTHESIHTGERPFNSSTCRKGCVQPADLLKHQWVHTGERPFTCSVCGKGFTRSCYLLKHQRVHTGERPFLCSMCGKSFPRLSHLVIHERVHTGERPYLCPVCKKRFTCLQHLLRHRTVHTGERAFTCPVCGKGFTESSSLQRHRRTHTEDRPFTCSICGKRFAQLSYYTEHQRVHSDKRPFQCSECRKSFKRSNDLLKHQRTHTGERPFLCSECGKGFAHSSGLLRHQRTHSGKRLFTCSECGKGFIDSSRLLRHQRVHTGAKPFTCSVCEKRFTQSYSLLKHKRLHMLPTKLESVVAVTNHVQD